A region from the Halosolutus gelatinilyticus genome encodes:
- a CDS encoding class I SAM-dependent methyltransferase gives MAIDRRRGADPLGRAMLAHQRGDFETLRYRDGADVQDGNVRKFYFGSSEEWADETIALLDRLADREPVLDVGCGAGQHALWWQERGVDVTAIDASPNAVRAARDRGVEDVHVMDMFDLAVDRSRFGAVHCVGTQLGLGASVAGISDLLAEFARVTDEDGIAVVDNYDPTRLDEEFFGYRPDPREGVAHRCFHFEFEEERADESRVREVGPSMHFLLCSPDRLREATIGTPWTVRSVAQPGDGTHYKAVLDKRGPGSGRDE, from the coding sequence ATGGCGATCGACAGGCGACGCGGTGCCGACCCGCTCGGACGAGCGATGCTCGCGCACCAGCGCGGCGACTTCGAGACGCTGCGTTACCGGGACGGTGCCGACGTGCAGGACGGCAACGTCCGGAAGTTCTACTTCGGGTCGTCCGAGGAGTGGGCCGACGAGACGATCGCGCTCCTCGATCGACTGGCCGATCGCGAACCCGTCCTCGACGTCGGCTGCGGCGCCGGACAGCACGCGCTGTGGTGGCAGGAGCGCGGCGTCGACGTGACCGCGATCGATGCGAGTCCGAACGCGGTCAGGGCGGCCCGCGACCGCGGCGTCGAGGACGTTCACGTGATGGACATGTTCGACCTCGCGGTCGATCGAAGCCGGTTTGGCGCCGTCCACTGCGTCGGCACGCAACTCGGCCTCGGCGCCTCGGTAGCCGGGATCAGCGACCTGCTCGCCGAGTTCGCCCGCGTCACCGACGAGGACGGGATCGCGGTGGTCGACAACTACGATCCGACGCGGCTCGACGAGGAGTTCTTCGGCTACCGGCCGGACCCTCGGGAGGGCGTCGCCCACCGGTGTTTTCACTTCGAGTTCGAAGAGGAACGGGCGGACGAAAGCCGAGTCCGCGAGGTCGGCCCGTCGATGCACTTCCTGCTGTGCTCGCCCGATCGGCTCCGCGAGGCGACGATCGGGACGCCGTGGACGGTGCGATCCGTGGCCCAGCCCGGAGACGGGACGCACTACAAAGCAGTGCTAGACAAGCGCGGTCCCGGAAGCGGACGGGACGAGTAG
- a CDS encoding TIGR00725 family protein: MSLRVSVVGGGMITDEETDLAAAIGRELGARGHAVVCGGRGGTMAAVCRGAKAEGGTTIGILPDESRDEANDYVDTAIATGLGHARNALVPMNGDAVIALAGGHGTLTEIGFAGIYDRPIVGLGTHEVPGVDTVETPAEAVDAVEAAIDRGE, encoded by the coding sequence ATGAGCCTTCGCGTCAGCGTCGTCGGCGGCGGGATGATCACGGACGAGGAAACCGACCTCGCGGCCGCGATCGGCCGCGAACTCGGCGCACGCGGCCACGCGGTCGTCTGCGGCGGCCGCGGCGGGACGATGGCGGCGGTCTGTCGCGGAGCGAAAGCCGAAGGTGGAACGACGATTGGCATCCTCCCCGACGAATCCCGCGACGAGGCCAACGACTACGTTGACACGGCGATCGCGACCGGCCTCGGTCACGCCAGGAACGCGCTGGTGCCGATGAACGGCGACGCGGTCATCGCGCTGGCCGGCGGTCACGGCACGCTCACCGAGATCGGGTTCGCGGGGATCTACGATCGGCCGATCGTCGGCCTCGGTACCCACGAAGTTCCCGGCGTGGATACCGTCGAGACACCCGCGGAAGCGGTCGACGCGGTCGAGGCGGCGATCGATCGCGGGGAGTGA
- a CDS encoding cytochrome P450, whose translation MSDTTPTETRTTDGESIPLSDRGRSPAGESRSDDAPASPPGPRGLPVIGNTLSFARDPLDFLDSIGEYGDIVGYEAFGRDLVAVFDPAVVEAVLVSRNDEFWRGEFEGEFGDLIGIEGVVFADGECWRRQRRLLQSSFTPDRVRSYAADVVDETAQMADGWADGEVVDVREALSTLTLRVLTRSLFDVEIGGEEPRSSGTASGPRPRAGDRADLVRAWTDAMRRYIDAELFGARAVLPAWLPSRTKREFDRATADVSDLVDDLVAERRRSGADGDDLLSILATAEYPDGSRLSPEEIRDQLLTFLLAGHETTATALTYTWWLLAGDEDARRDLDRDVEAVCGDRDPTAAELPDLSVAEAACREAMRLYPPFPFVHREPHAACTLGGYRIEPGTTVQLAMSSIHRDDRWWTDPGSFRPERWLDADGSIADGGDRPEYAYFPFGGGPRHCLGMRFAMTELKLSLAAMTRRVAFERVTESIDPTVKISLDPGPVELRVRKR comes from the coding sequence ATGAGCGATACCACACCGACGGAGACCCGGACAACCGACGGAGAATCGATTCCGTTGTCCGATCGGGGTCGCTCGCCAGCGGGCGAGTCGCGATCGGACGACGCCCCAGCATCACCGCCGGGTCCCCGCGGCCTCCCGGTGATCGGCAACACGCTGTCGTTCGCTCGGGATCCGCTCGACTTTCTCGACTCGATCGGCGAGTACGGCGATATCGTCGGCTACGAGGCGTTCGGCCGCGATCTCGTCGCCGTCTTCGATCCCGCCGTCGTCGAGGCGGTTCTCGTCTCCCGGAACGACGAATTTTGGCGCGGCGAGTTCGAAGGGGAGTTCGGCGACCTCATCGGCATCGAGGGCGTGGTCTTCGCGGACGGGGAGTGCTGGCGACGACAGCGTCGCCTGCTCCAGTCGTCGTTCACGCCGGATCGCGTCCGGTCGTACGCCGCCGACGTGGTCGACGAAACCGCGCAGATGGCCGACGGCTGGGCGGACGGCGAGGTCGTCGACGTCCGAGAGGCGCTGTCGACGCTCACCCTTCGCGTGCTCACCCGATCGCTGTTCGACGTGGAGATCGGGGGCGAGGAGCCACGCTCCTCGGGAACGGCGAGCGGCCCACGGCCGCGAGCGGGCGACCGCGCCGATCTGGTTCGGGCGTGGACCGACGCTATGAGACGCTACATCGACGCCGAACTCTTCGGCGCTCGCGCCGTGCTCCCCGCGTGGCTTCCGAGTCGGACCAAACGCGAGTTCGATCGCGCGACGGCCGACGTGAGCGACCTCGTCGACGACCTGGTGGCGGAGCGGCGCCGCTCCGGTGCCGACGGCGACGACCTGCTGTCGATCCTCGCGACCGCCGAGTATCCGGACGGGTCGCGACTCTCCCCCGAGGAGATCCGCGATCAGCTGCTCACGTTCCTGCTCGCCGGCCACGAGACGACCGCGACCGCGCTCACCTATACGTGGTGGCTTCTCGCCGGCGACGAGGACGCGCGGCGCGATCTCGATCGCGACGTCGAGGCCGTCTGCGGCGATCGCGATCCGACGGCTGCGGAGCTCCCCGACCTCTCCGTCGCGGAGGCCGCCTGTCGCGAAGCGATGCGCCTCTACCCGCCGTTTCCGTTCGTGCACCGCGAACCGCACGCGGCGTGTACGCTCGGCGGCTACCGGATCGAGCCCGGAACGACCGTTCAACTTGCCATGTCCAGCATTCACCGCGACGATCGCTGGTGGACCGACCCCGGCTCGTTTCGTCCCGAGCGCTGGCTCGACGCCGACGGATCGATCGCCGACGGCGGTGACCGGCCCGAGTACGCCTACTTCCCGTTCGGCGGCGGACCGCGTCACTGTCTCGGCATGCGTTTCGCAATGACCGAACTGAAGCTGTCGCTCGCCGCGATGACCCGGCGCGTCGCGTTCGAGCGCGTCACCGAATCGATCGACCCGACGGTCAAGATTTCGCTCGACCCCGGCCCCGTCGAGCTGCGGGTTCGAAAGCGGTAG
- a CDS encoding ferredoxin, translating into MKVEFDRDTCIGMYQCVAEWSEFEKDKAAGKAVLNDSEEVEDGIFVREVPEDAELDAKFAARTCPVDAITIYDDDGEQLIP; encoded by the coding sequence ATGAAAGTCGAATTCGACCGCGACACCTGCATCGGGATGTACCAGTGCGTCGCCGAGTGGAGCGAGTTCGAGAAGGACAAGGCGGCGGGGAAGGCCGTCTTGAACGACAGCGAGGAGGTCGAGGACGGCATCTTCGTCCGCGAGGTGCCCGAGGATGCGGAGTTGGATGCGAAGTTCGCCGCCCGGACCTGCCCCGTCGACGCGATCACGATCTACGACGATGATGGCGAGCAGTTGATCCCCTGA
- a CDS encoding GNAT family N-acetyltransferase, protein MSERHDGTDPYILREGLPDPETFAALRDAAGMTARSPEGVERGLPNSLYGAIAVYEPADEVVGMGRIVGDDGMVYQISDMAVHPDHQGRGLGTRIMELLKSHIEETAPPGAYVNLMADVDDFYERFGYEETRPASKGMYRRTE, encoded by the coding sequence ATGAGCGAGCGCCACGACGGGACCGATCCGTACATACTCAGGGAGGGGCTCCCTGACCCCGAGACGTTCGCCGCGCTGCGCGACGCCGCCGGGATGACGGCCCGATCGCCCGAGGGCGTCGAACGCGGTCTCCCCAACTCGCTGTACGGTGCGATCGCGGTCTACGAACCCGCCGACGAGGTCGTCGGCATGGGTCGGATCGTCGGCGACGATGGAATGGTCTATCAGATCTCGGATATGGCGGTCCATCCGGACCACCAGGGACGGGGCCTCGGCACGCGAATCATGGAGCTCCTCAAGTCGCACATCGAGGAGACGGCGCCGCCGGGGGCGTACGTCAATCTCATGGCCGACGTCGACGACTTCTACGAGCGGTTTGGCTACGAGGAAACCCGACCCGCTTCGAAGGGGATGTACCGTCGAACCGAGTGA
- a CDS encoding Sjogren's syndrome/scleroderma autoantigen 1 family protein: MSDFDKEAEREKLRKKYERDKADREATQRMSDLLLKGATMTNMHCGTCGDPLFQENETTFCPSCHGTAEAVEGTDLEARPAEGSIDEDTPSDDAAAEDAADGDRTAAEADARADESTTDDRSETPTQAGSSLSSESVSEPDSDARTGAGDPDEDSIASSSRTVPDREPETSTDRRDSAVRSRTSAIDEPSRPSTSTARSRNADLDGARKSLVAALEKFAAEAAETDDPRYAKECLEAAREAGEALLTLR; encoded by the coding sequence ATGAGCGACTTCGACAAGGAAGCCGAGCGCGAGAAGCTTCGGAAGAAGTACGAGCGCGACAAGGCCGATCGGGAGGCCACCCAGCGGATGAGCGACCTCCTGCTGAAGGGCGCCACGATGACCAACATGCACTGTGGCACCTGCGGCGACCCGCTCTTCCAGGAGAACGAGACGACGTTCTGTCCCAGCTGTCACGGCACCGCCGAGGCAGTCGAGGGGACGGACCTCGAAGCCCGGCCGGCCGAGGGATCGATCGACGAAGACACGCCGAGCGACGACGCCGCGGCCGAGGACGCTGCCGACGGAGACAGGACGGCTGCCGAGGCTGACGCTCGCGCCGACGAGTCCACGACCGACGATCGATCCGAGACGCCGACGCAGGCGGGTTCGTCCCTGTCGTCGGAATCGGTATCCGAACCCGATTCGGACGCACGAACGGGTGCGGGCGACCCCGACGAGGACTCGATCGCGAGTTCGTCCCGAACGGTTCCCGATCGGGAACCCGAGACGTCGACGGATCGGCGCGATTCGGCGGTTCGATCGCGTACGAGCGCGATCGACGAGCCGTCGCGACCATCGACCTCGACGGCCCGATCGCGGAACGCCGACCTTGACGGCGCCCGCAAGTCGCTCGTCGCGGCCCTGGAGAAGTTCGCGGCCGAGGCGGCCGAGACCGACGATCCGCGGTACGCGAAGGAGTGCCTCGAAGCGGCCCGGGAGGCCGGCGAGGCGCTGTTGACGCTTCGGTAA
- the mdh gene encoding malate dehydrogenase produces the protein MTKVSVVGAAGTVGAAAGYNIALRDIADELVFVDIPDKEDDTIGQAADANHGAAYDSNTTIRQGGYEDTAGSDVVVITAGIPRQPGQTRIDLAGDNAPIMEDIGSSLAEHNDDFITVTTSNPVDLLNRHLYEAGDRAREKVIGFGGRLDSARFRYVISQRYDAPVQNVEATILGEHGDAQVPVFSKVRVNGRDLEFAGDEKEELLSELQTSAMNVIEKKGATEWGPATGVGHIVEAILRDTGEVLPCSVKLDGEYGHEDTAFGVPVKLGANGVEEVVEWDLTEFERNQLGEAAEKLSEQYEKIS, from the coding sequence ATGACGAAAGTTAGCGTGGTCGGCGCGGCCGGAACGGTCGGAGCCGCCGCAGGCTACAACATCGCGCTTCGAGATATCGCGGACGAACTCGTCTTCGTAGACATCCCGGACAAGGAAGACGACACGATCGGACAGGCCGCCGACGCGAACCACGGCGCGGCCTACGACTCGAACACGACGATCCGCCAGGGCGGCTACGAGGACACCGCCGGATCGGACGTCGTCGTCATCACGGCGGGCATTCCGCGTCAGCCGGGTCAGACCCGGATCGACCTCGCGGGCGACAACGCGCCGATCATGGAGGACATCGGTTCCTCGCTCGCGGAGCACAACGACGACTTCATCACCGTCACCACGTCGAACCCGGTCGACCTGTTGAACCGCCACCTCTACGAGGCTGGCGATCGCGCACGCGAGAAGGTGATCGGCTTCGGCGGCCGCCTCGACTCCGCCCGGTTCCGCTACGTCATCTCCCAGCGTTACGACGCGCCGGTGCAGAACGTCGAGGCGACCATCCTCGGCGAGCACGGCGACGCCCAGGTTCCCGTCTTCTCGAAGGTTCGCGTGAACGGTCGGGATCTGGAGTTCGCGGGCGACGAGAAGGAGGAACTGCTCTCCGAACTCCAGACCTCGGCGATGAACGTCATCGAGAAGAAAGGCGCCACGGAGTGGGGTCCGGCGACCGGCGTCGGCCACATCGTCGAGGCGATCCTCCGCGATACCGGCGAGGTGCTGCCCTGCAGCGTCAAACTCGACGGCGAGTACGGCCACGAGGACACCGCGTTCGGCGTCCCCGTCAAACTGGGCGCGAACGGCGTCGAGGAGGTCGTCGAGTGGGACCTCACCGAGTTCGAGCGCAACCAGCTCGGCGAGGCCGCCGAGAAGCTCTCCGAACAGTACGAGAAGATCTCGTAA
- a CDS encoding inorganic phosphate transporter yields the protein MVELSSASLIGTAILTCLFMAWVLGANSNSPPFAPAIGANAISTMRAAFVIGLLAAAGALVQGGSISRTIGADLIDGVTITPLAATAGLLTAATFMAVGIYTRYPIPAAFATTGAMVGVGLSLGGDPAIDTYRRLGTFWLLVPIMSGGLAYMTAIILRRDDVPETIGVPLLAGAVGAIVANVRLGVIPDPAGRGTVARFVARQFGGGPELVGGVDLGTILVTITVGALAFVWIRMRVLDSVERGIRSFLLVLGSIVAFSSGGSQVGLATGPLENLFRTRLGLPGIVLLAIGATGILAGAWMAAPRLLQATSREYAQLGVRRSIAALVPGFVIAQLAIALGIPISLNNIILSGVIGGGLAAGSAGVSRRKIGFTITFWLLTLGSSAVVGYGLYRALALAIGG from the coding sequence ATGGTCGAACTGTCGTCTGCGAGTCTCATCGGGACGGCGATTCTCACGTGTCTCTTTATGGCGTGGGTGCTGGGTGCGAACAGCAACTCGCCGCCGTTCGCCCCCGCGATCGGGGCTAACGCGATCTCGACGATGCGGGCGGCGTTCGTCATCGGTCTACTCGCGGCGGCAGGGGCGCTCGTGCAGGGCGGCAGTATCTCCAGGACCATCGGGGCAGACCTGATCGACGGCGTGACGATCACGCCCCTCGCTGCAACCGCCGGGCTGCTGACCGCGGCGACGTTCATGGCCGTCGGCATCTACACGCGATACCCCATCCCCGCGGCGTTCGCGACGACGGGCGCGATGGTCGGCGTCGGCCTCTCGCTCGGCGGCGACCCCGCGATTGACACCTACCGGCGACTCGGCACCTTCTGGCTACTGGTCCCGATCATGTCCGGCGGGCTGGCGTACATGACGGCGATCATCCTGCGCCGAGACGACGTCCCCGAAACGATCGGCGTTCCGCTGCTCGCGGGCGCCGTCGGTGCAATCGTCGCCAACGTCAGACTCGGGGTGATCCCGGATCCCGCCGGCCGTGGCACGGTGGCGCGGTTCGTCGCCCGCCAGTTCGGCGGCGGGCCGGAACTAGTGGGCGGGGTCGACCTCGGGACGATCCTCGTGACGATCACCGTCGGCGCCCTGGCTTTCGTCTGGATCCGGATGCGCGTCCTCGACTCCGTCGAGCGGGGCATCCGCTCGTTCCTGCTCGTGCTCGGCAGCATCGTCGCCTTCTCGTCGGGGGGTTCGCAGGTCGGGCTCGCGACCGGCCCGCTCGAGAACCTGTTCCGGACCCGACTCGGCCTGCCGGGAATCGTCCTGCTCGCGATCGGTGCCACCGGCATCCTCGCCGGCGCCTGGATGGCCGCGCCGCGACTCCTGCAGGCGACCTCCCGGGAGTACGCCCAGCTCGGCGTCCGCCGATCGATCGCCGCGCTCGTGCCGGGCTTCGTCATCGCCCAGCTGGCGATCGCGCTCGGAATCCCGATCTCGCTCAACAACATCATCCTCTCCGGCGTCATCGGCGGCGGACTGGCCGCGGGGTCGGCCGGCGTCTCTCGGCGCAAGATCGGGTTCACGATCACCTTCTGGCTGCTGACGCTGGGGAGTTCAGCCGTCGTCGGCTACGGACTCTACCGGGCGCTCGCGCTCGCGATCGGCGGCTGA
- a CDS encoding phosphatase PAP2 family protein, with protein sequence MPLLTMVALTALAVLASVTMTCALCIDRRQLRRTVDESGRRLRDAAPYLGLAALIFLTKRATHGYSVRISRAIDWNITDELYAAEGEFVATLQAIVPEATLGFFSVMYMFGFPFLLVAAPILYFALPSQRHLKALLVAYVGNYFIGAICYTLFIAYGPRNHLSTVDGLMYRVYPQTQDMTAAISSNTDVFPSLHTSLAIVVLLFAWRSRRAYPLWFPIASVVSFAVVFSTMYLGIHWAFDVVAGIALGVGTVFAAERIVARVEGDTDRGPARDERGDGISSDVGD encoded by the coding sequence ATGCCTCTGCTAACCATGGTCGCCCTGACGGCCCTCGCCGTCCTCGCCAGCGTGACGATGACGTGCGCCCTCTGTATCGATCGGCGTCAGCTCCGCCGAACCGTCGACGAGAGCGGTCGTCGACTCCGGGATGCCGCACCCTACCTCGGCCTCGCGGCGCTGATCTTCCTGACGAAACGCGCGACCCACGGGTACAGCGTCCGGATTTCGCGGGCGATCGACTGGAACATCACGGACGAACTCTACGCCGCCGAAGGCGAGTTCGTCGCCACGCTGCAGGCGATCGTCCCGGAGGCGACGCTGGGATTCTTCTCGGTCATGTACATGTTCGGGTTTCCGTTCCTGCTGGTGGCGGCCCCGATACTCTACTTCGCGTTACCGTCCCAGCGGCATCTGAAAGCGCTGCTCGTCGCGTACGTGGGCAACTATTTCATCGGCGCGATCTGTTACACGCTGTTTATCGCGTACGGGCCCCGCAACCACCTGTCCACCGTCGACGGGTTGATGTACCGGGTCTACCCGCAGACCCAGGACATGACGGCGGCGATCTCGTCGAACACGGACGTGTTCCCCTCGCTGCACACGTCGCTGGCGATCGTCGTCCTGCTGTTCGCGTGGCGGTCGCGCCGGGCGTACCCCCTGTGGTTCCCGATCGCCTCGGTGGTGAGTTTCGCCGTCGTCTTCTCGACGATGTACCTCGGCATCCACTGGGCGTTCGACGTCGTGGCGGGGATCGCGCTCGGCGTCGGAACCGTCTTCGCGGCCGAGCGAATCGTCGCCCGCGTCGAGGGTGACACCGATCGGGGTCCCGCCCGCGACGAGCGCGGCGACGGCATCTCCTCCGACGTCGGCGACTGA
- a CDS encoding helix-turn-helix domain-containing protein, which yields MQSADLTVGLPPSMRLPGSEDATESLRREELLSWETDPDAGTVRFLSLVVGDAEVLGEIADELDVIHRYDFTHVDDETFYSYVEMDLRAADASFMGTFDVPGLVIVPPIVYTGRDRAHVTVLGESDAMARLLDRFPDDVEIDVRRVSEHQRRSETLAGRLTARQFEALETARELGYFDVPRTGSLAAVADELGCSESAASTLLRSAERALVDAAIAR from the coding sequence ATGCAATCGGCCGATCTCACCGTCGGACTTCCGCCGTCGATGCGCCTGCCGGGGTCCGAAGACGCGACCGAATCCCTCCGGCGCGAGGAACTGCTCTCCTGGGAGACCGATCCCGACGCGGGGACGGTTCGATTCCTCTCGCTGGTCGTCGGGGACGCCGAGGTGCTCGGCGAGATAGCGGACGAGCTCGACGTGATCCACCGGTACGACTTCACGCACGTCGACGACGAGACGTTCTACAGTTACGTCGAAATGGACCTCAGAGCGGCCGACGCCTCGTTCATGGGGACGTTCGACGTCCCGGGACTGGTGATCGTTCCGCCGATCGTCTACACGGGGCGGGACCGCGCTCACGTCACGGTCCTCGGAGAATCCGACGCGATGGCGCGGCTGCTCGATCGGTTCCCGGACGACGTCGAGATCGACGTTCGGCGCGTGAGCGAACACCAGCGGCGATCGGAGACTCTGGCCGGGCGACTCACGGCCCGGCAGTTCGAAGCCCTCGAAACCGCGCGCGAACTTGGCTACTTCGACGTCCCACGAACCGGATCGCTCGCCGCGGTCGCAGACGAGCTCGGCTGTTCCGAGAGCGCCGCCTCGACGCTCCTTCGATCGGCCGAACGCGCGCTGGTCGACGCGGCGATCGCACGCTGA
- a CDS encoding universal stress protein gives MVASDPDHVLVPTLGRPREVEALAYALETFPDADVIVLAVVTPLDAPLSEGGVLERDEQRAAAARERAIRLVEGVDDQSPDDRVLIETAAGRPGTILPRYATDHDVDHVVMYGHDASSKSIVRRILGRSVATTVVERIPRPVTVLE, from the coding sequence ATGGTCGCCTCGGATCCCGACCACGTTCTCGTCCCCACGCTCGGCCGCCCACGTGAGGTCGAGGCCCTCGCGTACGCCCTCGAGACGTTTCCCGACGCCGACGTAATCGTGCTCGCGGTGGTCACGCCGCTGGATGCACCGTTGAGCGAGGGTGGCGTGCTCGAGCGCGACGAGCAGCGAGCGGCGGCGGCCCGCGAGCGCGCGATCCGGCTCGTGGAGGGGGTCGACGATCAGTCGCCGGACGATCGGGTCCTGATCGAGACTGCTGCGGGGCGACCGGGAACGATCCTGCCGCGGTACGCGACCGACCACGACGTCGATCACGTCGTCATGTACGGACACGACGCTAGTTCGAAGAGCATCGTGCGACGGATTCTCGGCCGCAGCGTCGCGACCACGGTCGTCGAGCGGATCCCGCGTCCCGTGACCGTCCTCGAGTGA